From Nicotiana tabacum cultivar K326 chromosome 22, ASM71507v2, whole genome shotgun sequence, one genomic window encodes:
- the LOC107830234 gene encoding kirola isoform X2 yields MGIKGKLIASMEVKSERLVRLLAQNITKMLMIIDGREKFIKHTIEATDPQKKSVTWKVIEGDLLELYNSFTIVTSIEDQWITWTFVYEKKTEDTPEPLAFMGVVLDMTKDVEGHLLKK; encoded by the exons ATGGGCATCAAAGGCAAGTTGATTGCTTCAATGGAG GTGAAATCGGAAAGGTTGGTTCGGTTGTTAGCACAAAATATAACGAAG ATGTTAATGATTATAGATGGAAGAGAAAAGTTTATCAAGCATACAATTGAAGCCACCGATCCTCAAAAGAAATCAGTCACTTGGAAAGTAATTGAAGGAGATTTATTAGAATTGTATAATTCCTTCACTATAGTCACATCCATTGAAGACCAGTGGATAACATGGACATTTGTGTACGAGAAGAAAACTGAAGATACCCCTGAGCCCCTCGCTTTCATGGGCGTAGTCCTTGATATGACCAAAGATGTAGAGGGTCATCTTCTCAAGaaatag
- the LOC107830234 gene encoding kirola isoform X1, which produces MGIKGKLIASMEVKCEGHSVHDIFHVNTHHIPNISPNKINVFEIHEGEIGKVGSVVSTKYNEDGREKFIKHTIEATDPQKKSVTWKVIEGDLLELYNSFTIVTSIEDQWITWTFVYEKKTEDTPEPLAFMGVVLDMTKDVEGHLLKK; this is translated from the exons ATGGGCATCAAAGGCAAGTTGATTGCTTCAATGGAGGTAAAGTGTGAAGGACACTCCGTTCATGATATTTTTCACGTTAATACTCATCATATACCCAATATAAGCCCTAATAAGATCAATGTTTTTGAGATTCATGAAGGTGAAATCGGAAAGGTTGGTTCGGTTGTTAGCACAAAATATAACGAAG ATGGAAGAGAAAAGTTTATCAAGCATACAATTGAAGCCACCGATCCTCAAAAGAAATCAGTCACTTGGAAAGTAATTGAAGGAGATTTATTAGAATTGTATAATTCCTTCACTATAGTCACATCCATTGAAGACCAGTGGATAACATGGACATTTGTGTACGAGAAGAAAACTGAAGATACCCCTGAGCCCCTCGCTTTCATGGGCGTAGTCCTTGATATGACCAAAGATGTAGAGGGTCATCTTCTCAAGaaatag